AAATGACAATCCATAGTTAAGTCGAAGCCAGTTGGAATTTCTGAATACCCTTGTCCGCCATTGGAAACCCATTTCAAAAAACCGACTCCCTCCAATTTTGTACGGGGAATCATCCAAGGATTGTCCTTCAATCAATGCATTGTTAAAACCTATCGCAAAAACAAAATCAGAGTAGGTTCTACGATCGTACTTAACAGGCCTGTCCCAATCCTTGTCCTTAAAACGAATTCCCAAAATTCGATAATCCTCATCATCGCCATCGGTGAAATCTATAATCATGGTGTTTTCCCCTTCCAAAATGGCATCATCCGTTAGCTCTTGATTTCTCTCTAAAAGGGCAATCCTGTTGTTAATAATGGCCAATCTGTTCTCAATGTTCAACGCCCTTTTTCGTGCGGCTTCCTCCTTAAGTATTTGGGCTTCATTTTCGGTGATAAGACCTTTTTCCAAGCGTTCGTGAATGGCTTTGACTTCCTCTTTTAAAGCTTTCTTTTCCTGTTTGGAAACCTCCTCCTTTTGCCGCTCCAATACCCTGATTTTCCTTTGAACGGAACTGTCCTGTGCATAAGCGTTCGAGATGGATGAAGCAATAAAAAGCAATAAAAGGAATACAGTAATTTTTTTCATGATTGTTTTTTGATTTTGGTCCGCCCTTGAACAGCCCCTCGTTACCGAGGGGCGTGAATAAGGATTGGTTTGATTGATGAATATTAATTATTACGATCGGCCACTGCCGTGCGTAGCTTAAAGAAACCTTCTTTTAATTTTATAAACAATGGGTTGCGGGCATCATCGTACAGTTCCATCTCCACTTCATTTAAAAGTGCCACAGCATCCACCTTTCCATCTTCTTTAAAAACTTTGGTGGCCAAAAGTTCTCTCTGTGCGACCATGAGCAATGAATCTATCTCTGCATCAGAAACGGTAATGGCGTTATTTTCCATATCGTTTACCTGGGCCAGTACTTCTTCCAGTTTATCCTCGATGATCTTATCTTTTAAAGGCACTTCCAGGACCTTCTCCTTCGGAGTTTCCTTTAGTGCTACCAACTCAACCGTTGTGTTGTTGTTTTGATGCGATATTTCCTTAATTGCCATTCCCGATTCCGGGACCTTATTTTCAACACCTGGCTTTTCTTCTCCCACAGAGACAATGGCTTTATTTTCGGGGGGTGTTCCAAGTTCGTTTTCACTGTTGTTGACCGTAGTATTTTTCCCTTCCACCAAAACACTGTTCCCACTGCCCTCCAAAGGCTCCTTATTATTGATCAAAACTCCCAGGGACAATACAACCAAAGCAGCAAAGCCCGCGGCCACCATCCACCAATATGTTTTATTTGCTGATGTCCTGGTTTCCGTACCCAAACCCTCGGAAATCCTATTCCAAGCCCTGGGCGAAGGCGCAATTTCCCGCTTCTCCAGTTTTTGTTTTATATGTTTTTCCAACTTATCCATGCCTGTACTATTTGTTCTTGGACCGTAAATGGGTCGATAATCCTTTTAATTTTAAGTTTTCCTGTAACAATTTCCTTGCCTTAAACAATTGGGATTTGGACGTTCCTTCCGAAATGTTCAGCATGTCCGCTATTTCATGGTGTTTGTATCCTTCAACGGCATAGAGCACGAAAACCATTTTATATCCTTCTGGTAATGCATCTATCAACCTTTGAATGTATTCCACGTCCATTAAGGATGCATCTGAATGGGAATCCATTTGATTTAAATCCACCATCTCATCATCATACACCACAAATTGCCGTTTTCTTAGGTGGGAGATACTTTCCCTCACCATAATCTTTCGAATCCAGCCCTCAAAACTGCCCCGGTGCTCAAAAGCATCAAGATTCTTAAAAGCTTTTACAAATCCGTTCACCATAACATCTTCGGCGTAATGCAAATCTTTGATATACTGACGGCAAACACTTAGCATTTTGGGGGCAAACCTATCATAAATGGCCTTTTGCGCCCCTTGACTCCCGGCAATGGCCCGTTTTATCAATTGCTTTTCATTACTATAAAAAGAGATGACTTTCAATGGTTCTCGATTTGTCTTCTATTAGTACAGACGTCAGTAGTTTATAAACGGTTGCCCAAATTTCAAAAAAAACTACTTTTTTCGGTCAACAACATAGTTCACCATAAGGGTAAGCGCTGCTTTGTAATCCGAATTTGGGTAGTTGTTGAGGATTTCCAAAGCTTCATCCTTAAATTCCATCATTTTGGAAACCGCATAATCCAACCCTCCCATTTCCTTGACATAGGCAATCACTTCTTTGACCCGTTTTTTGTCCTTATTGTGATTTTTAATGGAATTGATGAGCCACTTTCTATTTGCTTTATCGCTTCGATTTAAGGCATAAATCAAAGGAAGGGTCATTTTTTGTTCTTTAATGTCTATTCCGGTAGGTTTACCTATTTGCTCGGTTCCGTAATCAAATAGGTCGTCCTTTATCTGGAATGCCATGCCACACAATTCACCAAACTTCCTAAAGATCCCCACTTCTTCGGAATTAGGTCTTACGGAAGCGGCACCCATGCTACAGCAAGCGGCGATCAATGTTGCGGTCTTCTGTCTTATGATATCATAGTAGACTTCCTCCGTGATATCCAAAAGCCGGGCCTTTTCAATTTGTAAGAGCTCCCCTTCGCTCATGGATTTAACCGAATCCGATATAATTTGAAGCAGGTCATAATCCCCTTTTTCCAGGGAAACCAATAGCCCTTTTGAAAAGAGGTAATCCCCAACCAAAACCGCAATTTTATTTTTCCATAGGGCATTTATCGAAAAAAACCCACGACGCTTATAGCTTTCGTCCACCACATCATCATGTACCAGACTGGCCGTGTGTATCAGCTCTATAATGGAAGCTCCCGTATAGGTCCGTTCAGCGACTTCGCCTTGGTTCAGCATTTTTGCCGTTAAAAAAACGAACATGGGACGCATCTGTTTTCCCTTCCTGTTTACAATATAATAGGTAATACGATTGAGCAAGGCCACTTTAGAAGACATGGACTCATAAAACTTTTGTTCAAAAAGTTCCATTTCCCGTTCTATAGGCTCCCGTATTTGCGATACGATTTTCCGAGACACGTACTACTATATTTTACACAGAAAATCAAAAGTATGGAAAAGCCGAATGTTTTATGGGCATTATGCATAGATTTCGACTTTTGATGGAAAACCATGGACAATACGTAAAAGCAAAGCTTTTAAACTTAGCCTTTATTGGCCAATTGGCCACAGGCCGCATCAATATCCTTTCCCCTTGATCTTCGTATGGTTACCGTTATATGATTTTTCTCCAAAGTATGCACATACCGTTGAATTGCCTCTTCGGATGCTTGGGAAAACTCCCCATCATCAATAGGATTATACTCAATAAGATTGACTTTTGAAGGTGCAAAACGACAAAACTTCACCAGGGCATCAACATCTTTTTGGGTATCGTTGATGCCTTCCCAAACCACATACTCATAGGTAATCCTCTTTTTTGTTTTTTGGTACCAGTACTGTAGGGACTCCCTTAAATCCGAAAGTGGAAAAGTGGCATTAAAGGGCATAATGGAGGTGCGCAGTTCATCTATGGCGGAATGTAGGGAGACCGCCAAATTAAATTTTACCCCTTCGTCGGCCATTTTTTTAATCATCTTTGGAACACCAGAGGTAGAAACCGTGATTCTTTTTGGGGACATTCCAAGACCATCCGGGGAGGTAATCTTATCAATGGCCTTCAATACATTGTTGTAATTCATTAAGGGTTCCCCCATCCCCATAAAAACAATATTGCTCAAAGGCCTATCAAAATACAGTTTGCTTTGATTGTCAATAGCGACCACTTGATCATAGATTTCATCCGGGTTAAGGTTCCGCATACGCTTTAAACGCGCAGTGGCACAAAATTTACAATCCAAACTGCAGCCTACTTGACTGGAAACACAGGCTGTTGTCCTTGTATCGGTTGGAATAAGGACGGACTCCACCACCAAATCGTCATGCAACTGTACGGCATTCTTAATGGTGCCATCATTGCTTCGTTGCATCTGGTCCACCCGAATATGATTGATAACGAAATAATCCTCCAACATTTGCCGGGTTTCCTTGGAGAGATTGGTCATTCCATCAAAGGAATAGGCCGATTTTTGCCAGAGCCATTCGTATACCTGATTTCCGCGAAATGCCTTATCCCCTTTTGAAACAAAGAAATGCCGTAGCTGTTCCCTGGTCAATGCGCGTATATCTTTTTTGGTTTCTGGCATAGGGGCAAAGTTAGAAAAGAAAAATCCCGATCGCATATCGGGATTTTTTTATTGTCCGGTTCACAATAGCACTGGAAACCATGCTGTTTTACCTTATAGAATCAGCATGGCATCGCCATAGGAATAAAATCGGTACTGCTCCAAAATGGCCTGTTTGTAGGCTTTCTTCATTAAATCGTGCCCAACAAAAGCTGAAATCATCATCAATAAAGTCGACTTTGGCAAATGGAAATTGGTGATCATACAATCGGCAATACTAAAATCGTACGGAGGGAAAATAAACTTATTGGTCCACCCCTCAAAGGTATTTAAAGTGCGTTCTGAGGAAACTGCGCTCTCCAATCCACGCATAACGGTGGTTCCTACGGCACAAACCTTCTTTTTATTGGCCTTGGCATTATTTACCACCTCAGTGGCCTTCTCATCGATCACCAATTCCTCACTGTCCATTTTGTGCTTGGAAAGGTCTTCTACCTCAACCGGATTAAAAGTACCCAAACCTACGTGCAAGGTTACCTCGGCAAAATCCACACCTTTGATCTCCAGCCGTTTCAATAGGTGCTTGGAAAAGTGAAGGCCTGCTGTTGGAGCTGCCACGGCACCCTCGTGCTTGGCATATATGGTCTGATAGCGCTCCTCATCCTCAGGGGTGACCTCCCTTTTGATGTACTTGGGCAATGGGGTTTCCCCAAGCTCACGCAGTTTTCTCCTGAAGTCGGTGTAGGAACCATCATAGAGAAAACGTAGGGTCCTCCCACGGGAAGTGGTATTATCTATGACCTCTGCCACCAAACTTTCATCGTCCCCAAAGTAGAGTTTGTTGCCAATCCTTATTTTACGTGCCGGATCGACCAACACATCCCAAAGTCTTTGTTCATCATTCAATTCGCGTAACAAGAATACTTCAATTCGCGCCCCGGTCTTTTCCTTATTTCCATAAAGCCTTGCAGGAAATACCTTGGTATTGTTAAGGACCATTACATCGCCCTCATCAAAATACTCGATAAGGTCCTTGAACATTCTATGTTCAATTTTCCCGGTTTCCCTATGGATAACCATTAATCTGGATTCATCTCTATTTTCTGCTGGATACTCTGCCAAAAGCTCCTTAGGGAGCTCAAAATTGAAGTTGGACAATTTCATCTTATCGAATGATTTTTTTTAAGGAGCGCAAATATACAATCTGGCCTAAGGCGTTGTCAAGTAAAACCCGTATTAATTCCTTAGGCATGGGAAACTTTAAAGCCTACTTTTTTCATATGGTTCCAAAAATCCGGATAGGATTTTGAAACCACACCGGCATCGTTCACCATTAAATCAATCTTCAATGCCAAAGGGGCAAAGGCCATGGCCATTCTATGATCGTTATAGGTATCCACTGCTACATTTTCATTTAGTTGGGAAGTGGTCTGCAATGCTAAACTTTCGTGGTCTATGACAACTGATGCACCAAACTTTTCAAGTTCTGTTTTCATGGCTGCCAAACGATCCGTCTCTTTAATGGGCAAGGTATGAAGGCCCGTTAAACGGCATTCCATTCCAAGACCAAAACAGGTCACGGCAATGGTCTGTGCAATATCCGGTGCGTTGGAAAGATCGTAATGCAGGGGTTTTGGTGTATGCTTTTGTGTTTTTTTAAGGACAATTGAATTACGGGCAAAATCGGTATCCACTCCAAAGTCCTTATAGATTTCCGAAAGTACGCTATCACCCTGGAGGGAATTGCGTTTGTAGGACGACAGTTTTATTTCTGAACCCAATGCTGCCAATGCAGCGATACTGTAGTAGTAGCTTGCCGCACTCCAATCCGATTCCACCACAAGATTTAAGGGCCCAATTTTAGGTTGGGGATGGATTCTTATTTGATTCCCCTGGAAGGATGTCCCTACCCCAAGTTCCTTTAAGAGGCCAAGCGTCATTTTTATGTACGGTACGGAAGTAATTTTCCCTATCAAATCGATAGTCAATCCATTTTCCAAACTTGGCGCCACAAGACATAGGGATGAGATGTACTGGCTACTGATATCGGCGGGTAGGCCAACCATGGATTCCTTTATTTTTTTGCCCTTGATTTTCAAGGGTGGATATCCTTCATTTTCCTGGTATTCAATATCGGCCCCCAACCCTTTCAATGCATCGACCAATACCTTTATAGGTCGCTGCTTCATACGCTTAGAACCGGTCAATAGCACTTCTTTTCCTTCTTGGGAAGCAAAGTAGGAGGTCAAAAAACGCATTGCGGTGCCTGCATGGTGAATGTCCACCACCCCTTTGGAAATTGCCAACCCTTTTTGCATTACTTCCGCATCATCGGAATTAGACCCGTTCTCAATCCCTAAATTTGGGAACAAGGCCTGTAACAGCAAAAGGCGATTGGTTTCGCTTTTAGATCCCGTTATGGCAATTTCTGAGTCAAGGACAGTATTGGAAGGTGCTGAGAGATGGAGTTTCAAATTGGACCTTTTATTGGATTAAACAAAAGCCCAAATATAGATTTATTTGAGCTTTTGATTGTTATGGTGCCTATCGTGATCTCTATTGGTCTTGATTTCCAATTTTTTTTCAAAGGATTGTTGCAAATCCACCCCAGTCTGGTTGGCTAGACAGAGTACCACAAAAAGGACATCGGCCAATTCTTCTCCTAAATCCTTGTCCTTGTCCGATTCTTTTTCACTCTGCTCTCCATATCTCCGGGCAATGATACGCGCGACCTCGCCTACTTCCTCCGTTAGTTGGGCCATATTGGTAAGTTCGTTGAAATAACGGACGCCGTGGGCCTTTATCCACGCGTCCACAGCTTTTTGCGCATTTTGGATGTTCATTGTTCCATTTTTGACAAATGTATGAAGTAGGACAGAACTATACCCTCTCCAAAACGATATAGGACTGGTTTTGGATTTCTACGGCTTTTCCAAAGAATGTTTTAATAAGTTCATAGGCCTTACTATTGATTTGGGTTGCATTTAACGAAAACTCAAAGGATACACTGACCCTTCCAAATTCTTCGCTACTATCCAATTTTAGAAGACCCGCCTCCCCCGGTAATTGCAGGCCCATTTTTTCCGGTAGGCTCTTGACCTTATAACCCTCGGGAACAGCCATGGACAGGGCAAACTCATATTTTCTGGGGTAACCGAAATCTACGGGATAGTTTCGTTCCTCCGCTTTAAAAGGATTCTCATCAAAAAACCTTATTAGGAATGGATTAACAAAAATTTCCTGCTCTTTAAAGATATCCTCCAACTCAAATTTAAATTGTTGGATAAGTCTTTTTTCATTTGAGTTTTGCTCGTTTATTACGTGGTCGGTGATAAAAATATCGTCCTCAAAATTGCCTTCCGCTTCCGAAACATAGGTATCTTCATCCATTTCACTTAACTTCTTACGTTGGCGGATACTTTCATAACCCGTGCTGATATCGTTGAACCCCCCTTTTGCAATTCCATTTTCCAGATCATAACTGATCTGTGCCCTAATGACCCTTTTGTTATCTACTTCCGGCACTATGTTTTGCCAATAGCTTTCACTATCAAAATCCATGACACGACCATAATAGTTGAGACATCGATAGGGCAACATCCCAAAAGGAACAAATTTATCCGTGGCATCCAATAAATAGTCTTGTCCCTCTATGGTGGCTTTGGCCAAAATGTAATTGAAATCCGATATGACCGGATGTGTCTTTTTTGGCAATCCATGATTACGGGTGCTGGACATCATCATTTTGGTCTCAATTCCTGCTGCATTAAGAAGATTGATGAGCGTAATGTTAATTTCCGCAATGCTTCCTTTACCTTCCTCAAAGGCTTTTTTGACCTTGTTATCCCGCCAAAGTCTATATTTTTTATTCCATGTATAATGGTTTTGAACAAAAGAATAGATGTTTTTGGCCCTTTCCATAGGCGTCCCTTGGGTCAATAATTCCGCAGGAACATTTTTTTCGAAAAAATTCTTTTTGCGCAGTTGTTGGCCTATATTTTTTTCGGTCCTAAATTCCTCGTCCACATCTTTCCAGGTTTTGGTGAACTTTCTTTTTGCCCCTTTAAAAGTGGTATATTGGGATAGTTGGAACTCCAGGTTTGAGCGATAGTTGCTGCTTGAAAGCATAAATGCTTCCGATTCCTTAAAAGCAGGAACATCCTGCATGGCATATTTGAGGACCTCGCATGAAGCTTCATTCGGAACCCATGAAACGGAAAAGCAGTTCTTTTCAACTTTGGCGTCGTTAAGATCGAGTTTGATACTCCCTATTAAAGTTCTATTGTAGACCCAATTACCCGGTATTTTGGCATTGTATTCCGTGTAGACTTTTGGAATGTCGGCCTGAAATTTCCAACCGGAAAGATTGAAAAAGAAAGGGGATTCCACCTCATAGGTATACTCCAGAATTGAGCCCACGGATATCTTGGGAAAAGTGAACTTTTTGGCAGACCATCTTTCAGAAAGGTCCACATCATATACTTGGGATTTTTTTACATAGTCCTTCACGATCCCGTTATGGGTCAATGCCACTATTTTCTCCACCTTTTCCGTTAGATCTTCATTGTGGTAATAGGGTATTTCTATGGTAGCATGGTCAAAACCTTCCTTTTTTAGGATTTTGACCTTTGCATGGTATCGGGTGATCAATCGAATGTAGCGTCCCCTTTCTTGAAAGAAATTCTCCCCTTTTTCAAAGAGATAGACCGCATTGGCAGTAGTATCCTTATCAAAACGGATAAACTCTTTTTCCGCTTTGGACAGCATCCCAAATGTAGTACTGGATTGGCCGAACAAGGCCGTACAGGACAATAGTACAAAAACAACCGATATTCTCATTGGTCGCTCTATTATACTTTTTTTATCAAAACTACTTTTTCGTTGAGCTTGTTGACCATTTGTTTGAAAAATTCCTTTAAGGATTGGTATTCATTCGCAGGAAAAATAGCCCTGTTTATCTTTACATCTTTTACTATCTGCAGACCTGCGGGCGTTTCTTGCACCATATAGGTAAACAGACCGTAGCCATTTGGCAGGGCCAGTTTCATGGCTTCTGGCTTTGATTCCAAAATGTACCCAGGTGGATATTTTATCATTACTATGCATTTATCCTCCCACGGGGTCACAAAATCAATAGGATATACCCGCTCATCCAGTTTAAAAGGGTTTTCGTCCTCTGTCTCGAACAACATGGGGCTGAAATACATCCTGTTATTGACAATATCCACAACCCCATCATGTACTATTTCATAGCTTTCCTGAATATCCTTTCCTATGATTTCGTGATTTTTTATGGTATATCCATCTATTTGTGCACCACCCTTTTTATATTCTAAATCCTCTAAATACGTTTCCTCTTCCTGGCCAAGATATTTGTTTCTGAACCTATAAGCAGCGTAACCGGAATACATGTTGCGTATACGCCCTTCAACACTGCCTTCCCCGGTAATATTGACCATTATTTGTTCTGAATTGAAAGCCTTTTCACGGGCATTCATATCTATCGATGAGGACATTCCATTCTCTCCAATGACAAGCCCCATCCAATTCAGTGCCCTAGTGGGCAAAAGATTGGGCTGAGCAAACTTATTGGTAGCATCCATTAGTACGGTTTGCCCATCAATATTGGCCGAAGCCACCACATAATTAAAGCCTTCCCGGGTAGGAAACATGGGTACGCCATTATCCCTGGTACTGACCAAAACGGGATTGGCCTTTACACCAGATTCCTTTAGCATGGCAACTAACAATAAATTGATATCGGCCACATTTCCCATCTTTTCCGCATAGGCTTTTTTAATGCCGAGATCTGTGTACTTTCCAAAATAAGAATTCCAGTTCATGTGGTTACGTACATGATCAAATATCCGCACCAATTTTTCCTTATCATTGGTGGTCCCTTCAATCACGGTTGCCAAATCTTCCTTAAAAAATCTCCGTTGGTTCAATTGTCGGCCAAAATTGTCGCTATCATAGATTTTCCTTGCGACCTCTTCCCATGTGGTAGCATAAGGTTTCATGGGTTCATTGGGGTAGTTAATGTACTTTAGCTCATAATCTATGGCCGTACGGTAATTCTCCATGCTATTGACGTAAGGCTCCTCTACCAAAGCGGGCACCTTCCTCATTACCACTGTGGATATGTTCTTGGTAAATGTTAGGGACTGCTGCCTGTAAGAGGTGTTCACCATGTGACTCCCTTCGCGTGATTTATTGGTATAATTGATCTGGCCCTGTTCCGTACTTTGATTGGGGTGGACTTCCAAATACCCCTTCATTTTTGGAGTAAAGACAAAATATTCGGGAATCGATACTTTTATTTCCTGGTATTGGATTGGAATATCATACTGAAGGGAAATCTCATCTATGGTGGTCACATAGGGTGAAGTTAAGGTATATTGGTATTCAATTATACTGCCTTCGGTTACATTGGGCATGGTAAAACTGACCTCGTTATGGTATTTTGAAACCTCTTTGGTATACGTATCGGAACCTTTAACTTTAGAATCCTCTATCTTTCCATTTACTATGTTATAGGTAAAGGCCTTTAGTCCCGAAAACTTTTCCCTATCTCCGCCTGCCTTACCACCAGTGTAGAGCCGTTCGTTTATGGTTGCATGCCCAAACCCCTCTTTTTTATAGATTTTTACACGCTCATGTATATCGGTCCTAAGTTCAAAACCCTGGCCCTGTGAGTAATGAAAATATACACGGACCCTTCTGTACAGCACGGTGGCAGAAGCCGTGGTATCTTCTGGATATTGTTTTTGTTGCAATTCTTCCTTGGATACTCTTCCAAATTTAACCTCCTGGCCAAGGACACTTGAAAAAGCCATAACGAGTACGGCCCAATAAAACATTTTTTTCATGGTTACGATTAATTTGATCATTTTTGGAGCAATACGAGTTTCGATTGGTCACTCTTTGTCACTTTTTGCCGAAACTGTCTGTAGGCGGCATATTCTTCTTTTGGGTACCTCCCTTTTTTTATCAATAGTGCCCTGGTGACGACAATATGACCTGTATCTTTTAATTTATACGATATATCATATGACCCAAACTTGTTCTGTATACTTACTGCATTGGGCATGCCCTCTATGGTGTACCCTTTGGGAAGTGTTAATTCCATTGCGCTTTCTTCTTGAAAGCCCCTAATCACCTCGAAAGGCAATCGACGGTTTCGGTATCTTTTGGGAACAAAAGTATTCTGGGCAAAAACATTGGGCATCATAAAAAGTCTATCCCCGTTATGACTTGCATAATTTTCGGCCATAACCTTAAGCGACTCGGAAAACTGGATCTTATCCCGATCATTGTCAAAAGACATTGCAACAATGGCCAGCCCATTTATAGATCCCCATTCTTTTTTATAGTAATCTTCCTGGTCTTTTGTTTTTTCATCCTTTATCCAATAGATGTTATCATAATCGATTCCCATGGATATGCGGGTCAATTCCCCCGTTAGACCTCCCGAAGGTGAAATCCCACATTTGGCCTCAATACTAGTTTTGTTCTGTTCATTGCTGTACGATGGAGTCTTTACAATTTTTCCATTATTTGGTGAAATTTCGAACACATATCGATCATCGGTAAAGTCGCCCAAAAAACCAAAGGGCATGGTCTGGCTGGTACATTCCAACCAAACAGGCTCTTTCCCTTCTTGGGGAATGTTAAGGATAACATGATTGGATTGCCCTACGAAACTGGGAAAGTCTTTGTCTATATCACCTTGATATTCCGATTTTGCAAAAACGCGCACGTAATTGGCCTGAACTCCAACGGCCTTCAGCAAAGCCTTGGTGTAATTGGTAAGCCCTTTACAATCACCATATTTTACCTTGTCGACCTCTAAGGCGCTTATGGGCCTTAAACCACCTATACCCTCTTGAACACTGATGTACCGAGTATTCTTTTGCACATAATCATATACAATTTTTGCTTTTTCGATGGGATCTTGAACCCCTCTTGTCAAAGACTTGATTTTTTGAACGGTAGTTCCAGGGAGTTCGTCACGGCCTTGTATCAGGTTTTTATACATCCATTTGCCCAAGGATTCCCAATCGCCATTATTCCCTTGGTAACCTTCATAGTAAAATTGCTTGGGGGCAAGCATTAACTTGGGTGCCCAATATCTAAAATTCGGGGCAAGTTGTTCATATTTTACGGCACCAATAGCGTTGGCCTCAAATTTTAGATAATTTTCTTTTCGGTCGGTTTTTATGCCATACCCCTCAAAATTCAGGGCCTTTTCAATCAAACCACCCGTGGCATTACCAAATTGAATCTCGTAAATACTTTTTTCCGTACTTACTTCGTAGTCTTTAATTGGATACCAAAACGGTAAATAGGCGGTATTGGCGGATGTTGACTCGTAGGTGTACTCAACAGTATACGGGTAGTCAATTGGGGTATACTCCATATAAAGTACCCTACTATCTTCATAAAGCGAAAACCCACTTACCGCAGAGACATCGGTAAAATCGGATTTTTTATAGGTTTTTATTTTGTTCCCAAACTTATCATATACCACTGCAGAAATCTTTCGAATGCGTTCCGAACCATCATAATGGGCATAGGCACCTACGTCGGAATTTCCTTTCTTGTTCAAGACCGTGACCACTTTTTTATACGTCACATTCATCTCTTTTATATGGGGGATATCCACCAATTTATGCTCAATTCTAACAACGGCATTGGCCCCTTTAGTCAGTGCTTCCGGAATACTGGATATACTATAATCAAGGGATTGGGAACATAGAAAAAGTGGGACAAGAATCATCCCGATTAACAATCGCATAAGAGTTTGGTTAGGTAGGTTAATTATTGATATTCAAAAACAGTCAAAGATACTAATACTATTCGCGATTCTTGGAATCTATGACAATTGTCACTGGACCATCATTTAATAACTCCACCTTCATATCGGCCCCAAAAACTCCCGTTCCCACCGATTTTCCCAAATCCCGCTCTATTTGGGACACCAATTGTTCGTATAATGGAATTGCAATGGGCGGCTTTGCCGCTTTTATATAAGAAGGGCGATTTCCTTTTTTGGTGGAAGCATGTAAGGTAAACTGGCTTACCACGATAATATCTCCATTTTGGTCGATCAGGGAACGGTTCATTACCCCCTCACGATCATTAAAAATCCTGAGGTTCACTATTTTTTTGGAAAGCCATACAATATCCTCTTGGTTATCGGCATTTTCAACACCCAATAATACCAAAAGTCCATTTTGGATTTCGGAAACCTTTTCCCCTTCCACAGTAACACTTGCCCTGGATACCCGTTGAACTACTGCACGCATTACTTTTCCTTATAAATATCCATTCGGTAGTTTTCTTCAACATCTTCCTCCAACATCTGCACGTAACTTCG
The sequence above is a segment of the Muricauda sp. SCSIO 64092 genome. Coding sequences within it:
- the queA gene encoding tRNA preQ1(34) S-adenosylmethionine ribosyltransferase-isomerase QueA, which codes for MKLSNFNFELPKELLAEYPAENRDESRLMVIHRETGKIEHRMFKDLIEYFDEGDVMVLNNTKVFPARLYGNKEKTGARIEVFLLRELNDEQRLWDVLVDPARKIRIGNKLYFGDDESLVAEVIDNTTSRGRTLRFLYDGSYTDFRRKLRELGETPLPKYIKREVTPEDEERYQTIYAKHEGAVAAPTAGLHFSKHLLKRLEIKGVDFAEVTLHVGLGTFNPVEVEDLSKHKMDSEELVIDEKATEVVNNAKANKKKVCAVGTTVMRGLESAVSSERTLNTFEGWTNKFIFPPYDFSIADCMITNFHLPKSTLLMMISAFVGHDLMKKAYKQAILEQYRFYSYGDAMLIL
- a CDS encoding polyprenyl synthetase family protein encodes the protein MELFEQKFYESMSSKVALLNRITYYIVNRKGKQMRPMFVFLTAKMLNQGEVAERTYTGASIIELIHTASLVHDDVVDESYKRRGFFSINALWKNKIAVLVGDYLFSKGLLVSLEKGDYDLLQIISDSVKSMSEGELLQIEKARLLDITEEVYYDIIRQKTATLIAACCSMGAASVRPNSEEVGIFRKFGELCGMAFQIKDDLFDYGTEQIGKPTGIDIKEQKMTLPLIYALNRSDKANRKWLINSIKNHNKDKKRVKEVIAYVKEMGGLDYAVSKMMEFKDEALEILNNYPNSDYKAALTLMVNYVVDRKK
- a CDS encoding nucleotide pyrophosphohydrolase, whose protein sequence is MNIQNAQKAVDAWIKAHGVRYFNELTNMAQLTEEVGEVARIIARRYGEQSEKESDKDKDLGEELADVLFVVLCLANQTGVDLQQSFEKKLEIKTNRDHDRHHNNQKLK
- a CDS encoding RNA polymerase sigma factor; translated protein: MKVISFYSNEKQLIKRAIAGSQGAQKAIYDRFAPKMLSVCRQYIKDLHYAEDVMVNGFVKAFKNLDAFEHRGSFEGWIRKIMVRESISHLRKRQFVVYDDEMVDLNQMDSHSDASLMDVEYIQRLIDALPEGYKMVFVLYAVEGYKHHEIADMLNISEGTSKSQLFKARKLLQENLKLKGLSTHLRSKNK
- a CDS encoding 3-phosphoshikimate 1-carboxyvinyltransferase → MKLHLSAPSNTVLDSEIAITGSKSETNRLLLLQALFPNLGIENGSNSDDAEVMQKGLAISKGVVDIHHAGTAMRFLTSYFASQEGKEVLLTGSKRMKQRPIKVLVDALKGLGADIEYQENEGYPPLKIKGKKIKESMVGLPADISSQYISSLCLVAPSLENGLTIDLIGKITSVPYIKMTLGLLKELGVGTSFQGNQIRIHPQPKIGPLNLVVESDWSAASYYYSIAALAALGSEIKLSSYKRNSLQGDSVLSEIYKDFGVDTDFARNSIVLKKTQKHTPKPLHYDLSNAPDIAQTIAVTCFGLGMECRLTGLHTLPIKETDRLAAMKTELEKFGASVVIDHESLALQTTSQLNENVAVDTYNDHRMAMAFAPLALKIDLMVNDAGVVSKSYPDFWNHMKKVGFKVSHA
- the rlmN gene encoding 23S rRNA (adenine(2503)-C(2))-methyltransferase RlmN, yielding MPETKKDIRALTREQLRHFFVSKGDKAFRGNQVYEWLWQKSAYSFDGMTNLSKETRQMLEDYFVINHIRVDQMQRSNDGTIKNAVQLHDDLVVESVLIPTDTRTTACVSSQVGCSLDCKFCATARLKRMRNLNPDEIYDQVVAIDNQSKLYFDRPLSNIVFMGMGEPLMNYNNVLKAIDKITSPDGLGMSPKRITVSTSGVPKMIKKMADEGVKFNLAVSLHSAIDELRTSIMPFNATFPLSDLRESLQYWYQKTKKRITYEYVVWEGINDTQKDVDALVKFCRFAPSKVNLIEYNPIDDGEFSQASEEAIQRYVHTLEKNHITVTIRRSRGKDIDAACGQLANKG